A window from Pseudomonas campi encodes these proteins:
- a CDS encoding FGGY-family carbohydrate kinase, translating into MTEQRYLLAIDNGTQSVRALLFDLAGNLLGKGKVELEPYYSEHPGWAEQDPEYYWASLGEACRRLWASVDIDKRLIAGVSVTTQRGTLINVDAEGQPLRPAILWLDQRRAEVAGHIKGPWGWLFKLIREEETIDYFRAQAEANWIAQQQPQIWANTHKFLLLSGFLTHRLSGRFADSVGSCVAYLPFDYKRLCWAKPSDWKWQAIPIQPSMLPELVKPGERLGSITAEASRHTGIPEGLPLIAAASDKACEVIGAGGVEPSTACLSYGTTATINTTRSTYLETIPLIPPYPAAIPDHYNTEVMIFRGFWMVSWFKEQFGHAERQRGLELGVEAETLFDELVNSVPPGSMGLTLQPFWSPGIREPGLEAKGSIIGFGDVHTRAHLYRAILEGLAYALRQGKEKIEKRSGTRISRLRISGGGSQSDAAMQLTADIFNLPAERPHLYETSGLGAAIDCAVGLGLHPDFPTAIAAMTRVGKVFQPNPQAVQVYERLYREVYLRMYQQLRPLYRSIREITGYPA; encoded by the coding sequence GTGACCGAACAACGCTACCTGCTGGCCATCGACAACGGTACCCAGAGCGTGCGCGCGCTGCTCTTCGACCTGGCCGGCAACCTGCTCGGCAAGGGCAAGGTCGAGCTGGAGCCCTATTACTCGGAGCACCCCGGCTGGGCCGAGCAGGACCCCGAGTACTACTGGGCCAGCCTCGGCGAGGCCTGCCGGCGCCTGTGGGCCAGTGTCGATATCGACAAGCGCCTGATCGCCGGTGTTTCGGTCACTACCCAGCGCGGCACCCTGATCAATGTGGATGCCGAGGGCCAGCCGCTACGCCCGGCGATTCTCTGGCTGGATCAGCGCCGTGCCGAGGTGGCCGGTCATATCAAGGGGCCTTGGGGCTGGCTGTTCAAGCTGATCCGCGAAGAGGAAACCATCGACTATTTCCGCGCCCAGGCCGAGGCCAACTGGATCGCCCAGCAGCAGCCGCAGATCTGGGCCAATACGCACAAGTTCCTGTTGCTGTCGGGCTTTCTCACCCATCGCCTGAGCGGCCGCTTTGCCGACTCGGTGGGCAGTTGCGTGGCCTACCTGCCGTTCGACTACAAGCGCCTGTGCTGGGCCAAGCCCAGCGACTGGAAGTGGCAGGCCATTCCGATCCAGCCGTCGATGCTGCCGGAGCTGGTCAAGCCGGGTGAGCGTCTGGGCTCCATCACGGCCGAGGCCAGCCGGCATACCGGCATTCCCGAAGGCCTGCCGTTGATCGCCGCCGCGTCGGACAAGGCCTGCGAGGTGATCGGCGCCGGCGGTGTGGAGCCGAGCACGGCGTGCCTGTCCTACGGCACCACGGCGACCATCAACACCACGCGCTCGACGTACCTGGAAACCATCCCGCTGATCCCGCCGTACCCGGCGGCGATTCCCGACCACTACAACACCGAGGTCATGATCTTCCGCGGCTTCTGGATGGTCAGCTGGTTCAAGGAGCAGTTCGGCCACGCCGAGCGCCAGCGTGGCCTGGAGCTGGGGGTGGAGGCGGAAACCCTGTTCGACGAGCTGGTCAACAGCGTGCCGCCCGGCTCCATGGGCCTGACCCTGCAGCCGTTCTGGTCGCCAGGCATCCGCGAGCCGGGCCTGGAGGCCAAGGGCTCGATCATCGGTTTCGGCGACGTGCACACCCGCGCGCACCTGTATCGCGCCATCCTCGAAGGCCTGGCCTACGCCCTGCGCCAGGGCAAGGAGAAGATCGAGAAACGCTCGGGCACCCGCATCAGTCGCCTGCGCATCTCCGGCGGCGGCTCGCAGAGCGATGCGGCCATGCAGCTGACCGCCGACATCTTCAACCTGCCGGCCGAGCGTCCGCACCTGTACGAGACCTCCGGCCTCGGTGCGGCCATCGACTGCGCCGTCGGCCTCGGTCTGCACCCGGACTTCCCCACGGCCATCGCCGCCATGACCCGGGTGGGCAAGGTGTTCCAGCCCAATCCTCAGGCGGTGCAGGTCTACGAGCGGCTGTACCGCGAGGTCTACCTGCGCATGTACCAGCAGTTGCGTCCGCTGTACCGCAGCATCCGCGAGATCACCGGCTATCCGGCCTGA
- the yegS gene encoding lipid kinase YegS, with the protein MSERKALLILHGKQALNEEVRAAVLAQREAGWELAVRLTWEAGDAARLVDEALAAGYSTLIAGGGDGTLRDVAEAMALSAAHASLVLLPLGTANDFARAAGVPLLPSEALALLDEPPRPIDLGEVDGQLFLNMATGGFGSKITANTSEDLKKLLGGAAYFLTGLTRFSEVHSAFGRFQGPGFSWEGEFLALGIGNGRQAGGGHVLCPQARVDDGLLDICIVPAPQDLVGTLGTLLSGGILGLESVSVSARLPWVEVEAAEGLDINLDGEPLESRHLRFAVRPGALRVHLPAGSPLLLG; encoded by the coding sequence ATGAGCGAACGCAAGGCACTGCTGATCCTGCATGGTAAGCAGGCACTCAACGAAGAAGTGCGCGCCGCCGTGCTGGCGCAGCGTGAGGCCGGCTGGGAGTTGGCCGTGCGCCTGACCTGGGAAGCCGGCGATGCCGCGCGCCTGGTCGACGAGGCGCTGGCCGCCGGTTATTCGACCCTGATTGCCGGTGGCGGTGATGGCACCCTGCGCGATGTCGCCGAGGCCATGGCCCTCAGCGCTGCGCACGCTTCTCTGGTGCTGCTGCCATTGGGCACGGCCAATGATTTTGCCCGGGCGGCGGGCGTTCCCCTGCTGCCTAGCGAGGCCCTGGCCCTGCTGGATGAGCCACCCAGGCCCATCGATCTGGGCGAGGTGGACGGCCAGTTGTTCCTCAATATGGCCACCGGCGGCTTCGGTTCGAAGATCACCGCCAACACCTCGGAAGACCTGAAGAAGCTGCTCGGTGGCGCCGCCTATTTCCTCACCGGGCTGACGCGCTTCTCCGAGGTGCATTCGGCGTTCGGGCGTTTCCAGGGGCCGGGTTTCAGTTGGGAGGGTGAATTTCTCGCCCTCGGTATCGGCAACGGGCGCCAGGCCGGTGGCGGGCATGTGCTGTGCCCGCAGGCGCGGGTGGACGACGGTCTGCTGGATATCTGCATCGTGCCGGCGCCGCAGGATCTGGTCGGCACCCTGGGCACCTTGTTGTCCGGGGGGATTCTCGGTCTCGAATCGGTGTCGGTGAGTGCGCGCTTGCCCTGGGTCGAGGTCGAGGCGGCAGAGGGGCTGGATATCAACCTTGATGGCGAGCCCCTGGAGAGCCGCCACCTGCGTTTTGCCGTACGCCCAGGCGCATTGCGCGTGCACCTGCCGGCGGGCTCGCCACTGCTGCTTGGCTAA
- a CDS encoding chemotaxis protein CheV — protein sequence MAGILDSVDQRTQLVGENRLEILMFRLAGRQLFAINVFKVQEVLQLPKLTLMPQRHPHVCGVVNLRGQTLPVIDLSQAIGMRPITPSENSTIIVTEYNRSVQAFLVGGVDRILNLNWESILPPPGGAGRQHYLTAITKVDEQIVEIIDVEKVLSEIAPMSTKVSDEKLADPLLAKAVGREVLLVDDSTVALNQLRETMSQLGLRTHSASDGLKALQLLKKWADTGEVMTDKLLMIFTDAEMPEMDGYRLTTEIRNDPRLKDLYVVLHTSLSGSFNEAMVKKVGCDNFLSKFQPDKLVDVIRERLQLDE from the coding sequence ATGGCCGGCATTCTCGATTCAGTGGATCAACGCACCCAGCTGGTGGGTGAGAACCGCCTGGAAATCCTTATGTTCCGTCTGGCCGGCAGGCAACTGTTCGCCATCAACGTGTTCAAGGTCCAGGAAGTCCTGCAGCTGCCCAAGCTGACCTTGATGCCACAGCGCCATCCGCACGTCTGTGGCGTGGTCAACCTGCGCGGGCAGACCCTGCCGGTGATCGACCTGTCCCAGGCCATTGGCATGCGGCCGATTACGCCGAGCGAGAACAGCACCATTATTGTCACCGAGTACAACCGCTCGGTGCAGGCCTTCCTGGTGGGTGGCGTGGATCGCATCCTCAACCTTAACTGGGAGTCCATCCTGCCGCCGCCCGGTGGGGCTGGCCGCCAGCATTACCTGACTGCGATCACCAAGGTCGATGAGCAGATCGTCGAGATCATCGACGTGGAAAAGGTCTTGTCGGAAATCGCGCCGATGAGCACCAAGGTTTCCGACGAAAAACTGGCCGATCCGCTACTGGCCAAGGCCGTGGGCCGCGAAGTGCTGCTGGTGGATGACTCCACCGTGGCCCTCAATCAGCTGCGCGAAACCATGTCCCAGCTGGGCCTGCGTACGCATTCAGCCAGCGACGGCCTCAAGGCCCTGCAGCTGTTGAAGAAGTGGGCCGACACCGGTGAGGTGATGACCGACAAGCTGCTGATGATCTTCACCGATGCGGAAATGCCGGAAATGGACGGCTATCGCCTGACCACCGAGATCCGCAACGATCCGCGCCTGAAAGACCTCTATGTGGTGCTGCACACCTCGCTGTCCGGCAGCTTCAACGAGGCCATGGTGAAGAAGGTCGGCTGCGACAACTTCCTCTCCAAGTTCCAGCCGGACAAGCTGGTCGATGTGATTCGCGAGCGCCTGCAGCTCGACGAATAA
- a CDS encoding MOSC domain-containing protein has protein sequence MPVMQLAALYRYPLKSGKAESLASARLDALGVVGDRRWMLVEEGNGRFLTQRLLPQMSQLSALWNAAGGLTLSAPGRDSLDVPLPDADSELRGVTVWRDSLRVPDAGDAAAEWLSAFIGRACRLVQVPESRARQVDTGYAQPGDKVAFADGFPLLLIGQASLDDLSARVGRPLEMLRFRPNLVVQGSAAFAEDSWKRIRIGTLEFEVAKGCSRCVLTTIDPQTGERSADREPLTTLKTYRERDGEVYFGQNLLPRGIGELQVGMPVEVLA, from the coding sequence ATGCCGGTCATGCAACTCGCTGCCCTCTATCGCTACCCACTCAAGTCAGGCAAGGCCGAAAGCCTGGCCAGTGCGCGTCTGGACGCCCTGGGCGTGGTGGGTGATCGGCGCTGGATGCTGGTGGAGGAGGGCAATGGCCGTTTCCTCACCCAGCGCCTGCTGCCGCAGATGAGCCAGCTCTCGGCGCTGTGGAATGCGGCGGGCGGGCTGACCCTCAGCGCGCCGGGGCGTGACAGCCTGGATGTGCCGCTGCCGGATGCCGACAGTGAGCTGCGCGGGGTGACCGTATGGCGCGACAGCCTGCGCGTGCCGGATGCCGGCGATGCCGCAGCCGAGTGGCTGAGCGCCTTTATCGGTCGCGCCTGCCGCTTGGTGCAAGTGCCCGAGAGTCGTGCGCGGCAGGTCGATACCGGTTATGCCCAGCCCGGCGACAAGGTGGCCTTTGCCGACGGTTTCCCGCTGCTACTGATCGGCCAGGCCTCGCTGGATGATCTGTCCGCACGCGTCGGCCGGCCGCTGGAGATGCTGCGTTTTCGCCCCAACCTGGTGGTGCAGGGCAGCGCGGCCTTTGCCGAGGACAGCTGGAAGCGGATCCGCATCGGTACGCTGGAGTTCGAGGTGGCCAAAGGTTGCAGTCGCTGCGTGCTGACTACCATCGACCCGCAGACCGGCGAGCGCAGCGCCGACCGCGAACCGCTGACCACCCTGAAGACCTACCGCGAGCGCGATGGCGAGGTGTATTTCGGCCAGAACCTGTTGCCGCGCGGCATCGGCGAGTTGCAGGTCGGCATGCCCGTGGAAGTGCTGGCGTAG
- a CDS encoding transglycosylase SLT domain-containing protein — protein MRRSLLSLCSCLLLCTFSLPSAHAASLAQQRQMYDEAKRALAKGDKGPYLRYANALRDYPLEPYLAYDELTARLKWASNEEIEKFLTEHGDLPQAGWMKLRWLRWLADRGEWQTFINYYDPKLNFTELDCLYGQYQLKHGMKAEGNVTAEKLWLVGKSQPAACDVLFNIWRADGKLTEDLRWKRAKLAAEARNYGLASHLIKGLPSLDKQGKLLVEVAQKPLLLTQSARFTPADRAMADVVGLGLRRLARQDPEKALSLLEVYASKMSFSDEEKVAIAREIGLTLAKRFDMRGLDVMSKYDPQLRDNTVSEWRARLLLRHGRWDDAYQLTSRLPADLAATPRWRYWQARSLQLAQPQNPQVQALYQPLAKERDFYGFLAADRIEAPYSLNNKPLALDPQLVQKVRNTAGIRRALEFHDRGQIVDGRREWYHVSRLFSRDELVAQARLAFDKEWYFPAIRTISQAQYWDDLDIRFPMAHKTSLTQQAKLRGLHSSWVFAVTRQESAFMADARSPVGAMGLMQLMPATAKETARKFGIPLANPQQALVPEKNIQLGAAYLSQVHGQFNGNRVLASAAYNAGPGRVRQWLRGADHLAFDVWVENIPFDETRQYVQNVLSYSVIYGQKLNAPTPLVDWHERFFDDQ, from the coding sequence ATGCGCCGTTCTCTGCTCAGCCTGTGTTCCTGCCTGCTTCTATGCACCTTCAGCCTTCCCAGCGCCCATGCGGCCAGCCTGGCGCAACAACGCCAGATGTACGACGAAGCCAAGCGCGCCCTGGCCAAAGGCGACAAGGGCCCCTACCTGCGCTATGCCAATGCCCTGCGCGACTACCCGCTGGAACCTTATCTGGCCTATGACGAGCTGACCGCTCGGCTGAAATGGGCCAGCAATGAAGAAATCGAGAAATTTCTCACCGAGCATGGCGACCTGCCACAAGCCGGCTGGATGAAGCTGCGCTGGTTGCGCTGGCTGGCCGACCGCGGCGAATGGCAAACCTTCATCAATTACTACGATCCCAAGCTGAATTTCACCGAACTGGACTGCCTCTACGGCCAGTACCAGCTCAAGCACGGCATGAAGGCCGAAGGCAATGTCACCGCCGAGAAGCTCTGGCTGGTCGGCAAATCGCAGCCGGCAGCCTGCGACGTGCTGTTCAACATCTGGCGCGCCGACGGCAAGTTGACCGAGGATCTGCGCTGGAAACGCGCCAAGCTGGCCGCCGAAGCACGCAACTATGGCCTCGCCAGCCACCTGATCAAAGGCCTGCCGAGCCTCGACAAGCAAGGCAAGCTGCTGGTCGAAGTGGCGCAGAAGCCGCTGCTGCTGACCCAGAGCGCCCGCTTCACCCCGGCCGACCGGGCCATGGCCGATGTGGTTGGTCTGGGTCTGCGCCGTCTGGCACGCCAGGACCCGGAGAAGGCCCTGAGCCTGCTCGAGGTCTACGCCAGCAAGATGAGCTTCTCCGACGAAGAGAAAGTCGCCATCGCCCGCGAGATCGGCCTGACCCTGGCCAAGCGCTTCGACATGCGCGGCCTGGACGTGATGAGCAAGTATGACCCGCAGCTGCGCGACAACACCGTCTCCGAATGGCGCGCCCGCCTGCTCCTGCGCCACGGGCGCTGGGACGATGCCTACCAGCTGACCAGCCGCCTACCGGCCGACCTGGCCGCGACTCCCCGCTGGCGCTACTGGCAAGCACGCAGCCTGCAACTGGCACAGCCGCAAAACCCGCAGGTACAGGCCCTGTATCAGCCGCTGGCCAAGGAGCGTGACTTCTACGGCTTCCTCGCCGCCGACCGCATCGAGGCGCCTTACAGCCTGAACAACAAACCGCTGGCCCTCGACCCGCAACTGGTGCAGAAGGTACGCAACACCGCCGGTATCCGCCGCGCCCTGGAATTCCACGACCGTGGCCAGATCGTCGACGGTCGCCGCGAGTGGTACCACGTCAGCCGCCTGTTCAGCCGCGACGAACTGGTCGCCCAGGCCCGCCTGGCTTTCGACAAAGAGTGGTACTTCCCGGCCATCCGCACCATCAGCCAGGCGCAGTACTGGGACGACCTGGATATCCGCTTCCCGATGGCGCACAAGACCAGCCTGACCCAACAGGCCAAGCTGCGCGGCCTGCACTCCAGCTGGGTGTTCGCCGTCACCCGCCAGGAAAGCGCCTTCATGGCCGACGCGCGTTCACCGGTCGGCGCCATGGGCCTGATGCAGCTGATGCCGGCCACTGCCAAGGAAACCGCGCGCAAGTTCGGTATTCCCCTGGCCAACCCGCAGCAGGCACTGGTGCCGGAGAAGAACATTCAGCTCGGCGCTGCCTACCTGAGCCAGGTGCATGGCCAGTTCAACGGTAACCGCGTGCTCGCCTCGGCCGCCTACAACGCCGGTCCGGGACGCGTGCGCCAGTGGCTGCGTGGTGCCGACCACCTGGCCTTCGACGTGTGGGTGGAGAACATCCCGTTCGACGAAACCCGCCAGTACGTGCAGAACGTGCTGTCCTACTCGGTGATCTACGGGCAGAAGCTCAACGCCCCGACGCCGCTGGTGGACTGGCATGAGCGCTTCTTCGACGATCAGTGA
- a CDS encoding ATP-binding cassette domain-containing protein — protein sequence MTLLKFTEVSLAYGAMPLLDKVSWQIARGERACIIGRNGTGKSSMLRLVKGDQMPDDGEIWRAPGLKIGELPQELPRADERTVFDVVAEGLAGVGELLARYHHLSQNIHTDEDLNQLMHVQQELEAKDGWRLQQLVDSTLSRLQLPADKTLAELSGGWRRRVLLAQALVSEPDLLLLDEPTNHLDIGAIAWLEEALLGFNGAVLFITHDRSFLQNLATRILELDRGGLIDWNGDYASFLVHKEQQLAAEETANALFDKRLAQEEVWIRQGIKARRTRNEGRVRALKEMRQERSERRERQGKANIQLETADKSGKQVMVVESVSFAHPGGPKLVDDFSFVLQRSDRIGLLGANGTGKTTLLKMLLGDLQPTSGKIEVGTKLEVAYFDQLRHQLEPEKTVIDNVAEGRDFITIDGQNRHVLSYLGDFLFSPQRARTPVKALSGGERARLLLAKLFSKPANLLVLDEPTNDLDVETLELLEEVLLSFPGTVLMVSHDRAFLDNVVTSTLVFEGEGRVREYVGGYQDWLRQGGSPRLLGVGESKSGKAELSAVAPAAPVVEPAAEVPAAAKKKLSYKLQRELEAIPGQIDTLEKQLAELQAQIAAPAFYQQPAVTTAAALDRLQSLQEELDQLLERWAELEA from the coding sequence ATGACCCTGCTCAAGTTCACCGAAGTTTCCCTGGCCTACGGCGCTATGCCGCTGCTGGACAAGGTGTCCTGGCAAATTGCCCGTGGCGAGCGCGCCTGCATCATCGGTCGTAACGGCACCGGCAAGTCGAGCATGCTGCGTCTGGTCAAGGGCGATCAGATGCCCGATGACGGCGAAATCTGGCGCGCGCCAGGACTGAAAATCGGCGAATTGCCCCAGGAATTGCCGCGCGCCGACGAGCGGACGGTATTTGATGTGGTAGCCGAGGGCCTGGCCGGCGTCGGCGAGTTGCTGGCCCGTTATCACCACCTGAGCCAGAACATCCACACCGACGAAGACCTCAACCAGCTCATGCATGTACAGCAGGAACTGGAAGCGAAGGATGGCTGGCGTCTGCAGCAACTGGTGGACAGCACCCTGAGCCGCCTGCAGCTGCCGGCCGACAAGACCCTGGCCGAGCTGTCGGGGGGCTGGCGTCGTCGTGTGCTGCTGGCCCAGGCGCTGGTCTCCGAGCCGGATCTGCTGCTGCTCGACGAACCAACCAACCACCTGGATATCGGCGCCATCGCCTGGCTCGAAGAGGCGCTGCTGGGCTTCAACGGTGCGGTTCTGTTTATTACCCACGATCGCTCCTTCCTGCAGAACCTGGCCACGCGCATCCTCGAGCTGGATCGTGGCGGCCTGATCGACTGGAACGGCGACTACGCCAGCTTCCTGGTGCACAAGGAGCAGCAACTGGCGGCGGAAGAAACCGCCAATGCCCTGTTCGACAAGCGTCTGGCCCAGGAAGAAGTGTGGATTCGCCAGGGCATCAAGGCCCGCCGCACCCGTAACGAAGGGCGCGTGCGCGCCCTCAAGGAGATGCGCCAGGAGCGCAGCGAGCGTCGTGAGCGGCAGGGCAAGGCCAATATCCAGCTGGAAACTGCGGACAAGTCCGGCAAACAGGTGATGGTGGTGGAGAGCGTCAGCTTCGCCCATCCAGGCGGCCCCAAGCTGGTCGACGATTTCTCCTTCGTCCTGCAGCGCTCCGACCGCATCGGTCTGCTCGGCGCCAACGGCACGGGCAAGACCACGCTGCTGAAGATGTTGCTCGGCGATCTGCAGCCGACCAGCGGCAAGATCGAGGTGGGTACCAAGCTGGAAGTGGCGTATTTCGACCAATTGCGTCACCAGCTGGAGCCGGAAAAGACGGTGATCGACAACGTCGCCGAGGGTCGCGACTTCATTACCATCGATGGCCAGAACCGCCATGTGCTTAGCTATCTGGGCGACTTCCTGTTCAGCCCGCAACGTGCCCGTACCCCGGTCAAGGCGCTATCGGGTGGCGAGCGGGCACGACTGTTGCTGGCCAAGCTGTTCAGCAAACCGGCCAACCTGCTGGTGCTGGACGAACCGACCAACGACCTCGACGTGGAAACCCTCGAGTTGCTCGAAGAAGTGCTGCTGAGTTTCCCTGGCACCGTGCTGATGGTCAGCCACGACCGGGCCTTCCTCGACAACGTGGTGACCAGCACCCTGGTGTTCGAGGGCGAAGGGCGCGTACGCGAGTACGTCGGCGGTTACCAGGACTGGCTGCGCCAGGGCGGTTCGCCGCGCTTGCTCGGTGTTGGCGAGAGCAAATCAGGTAAAGCAGAACTGAGCGCGGTGGCACCCGCTGCGCCGGTAGTGGAACCCGCGGCGGAAGTGCCGGCGGCGGCCAAGAAAAAGCTCAGCTACAAGCTGCAGCGTGAGCTGGAAGCGATTCCCGGGCAGATCGATACCCTGGAAAAACAGCTCGCAGAGCTCCAGGCGCAGATCGCCGCTCCGGCGTTCTATCAGCAGCCGGCGGTTACCACCGCGGCCGCGCTGGATCGCCTGCAGAGCCTGCAAGAAGAACTGGACCAGCTCTTGGAGCGTTGGGCCGAACTGGAAGCCTGA
- a CDS encoding DUF6901 family protein: MAIEYRITLDDNHQFSYRIELDRPYDAQSAETMPKWTRLEHNQCSNCPLNKGEFSHCPAAVDLHRVIEDFQGLPAVKKAQVWVRTPEREYNKLVGLEEGLRSLLGVIMATSACPVLGRLKPMAQNHLPFASSQEFILRTISLYLTRQYFNFREGRRPDWELKGLVKQFQQLQLVNQAFWQRILDVCEGDSNLKAFLTFFSMSSSMTVSLETQLQKIRPLVMSAGDAIE; encoded by the coding sequence ATGGCGATTGAGTACCGCATCACCCTGGATGACAACCATCAGTTCAGCTACAGGATCGAGCTGGACCGGCCGTACGATGCCCAGAGTGCTGAAACGATGCCCAAATGGACGCGCCTGGAACATAACCAGTGCAGCAACTGCCCATTGAATAAGGGCGAGTTCAGTCATTGTCCGGCTGCTGTCGATCTGCATCGAGTGATCGAGGATTTCCAAGGCTTGCCGGCCGTGAAGAAGGCGCAGGTCTGGGTGCGTACCCCGGAGCGCGAGTACAACAAGCTGGTTGGCTTGGAAGAGGGCTTGCGCTCGTTGCTCGGGGTGATCATGGCGACCAGTGCCTGCCCGGTGCTGGGTCGCCTGAAGCCGATGGCGCAGAACCACCTGCCGTTCGCCAGCAGCCAGGAGTTCATCCTGCGCACCATTTCCCTGTACCTGACTCGCCAGTATTTCAACTTCCGTGAAGGGCGTCGTCCGGATTGGGAGCTGAAAGGGCTGGTCAAGCAGTTCCAGCAATTGCAGCTGGTCAATCAGGCCTTCTGGCAGCGGATTCTGGATGTCTGTGAAGGTGATTCCAACCTCAAGGCCTTCCTCACCTTCTTCTCCATGTCGTCGAGCATGACCGTGTCGCTGGAGACTCAGCTACAGAAAATCCGCCCGCTGGTCATGAGTGCCGGCGACGCCATCGAATAG
- a CDS encoding universal stress protein produces MPYQHILIAVDLTEECHPVVVRALELATSSTAKASLVHIIEPMAMAFGGDVPMDLSLLQQQQFDQARERLQSFAGRYPQLVSEQRHLVYGQPRQEIHRLATEQGCDLIVVGSHGRHGLALLLGSTANDVLHGAPCDVLAVRLKKPS; encoded by the coding sequence ATGCCCTATCAGCACATTCTGATTGCCGTCGACCTGACCGAAGAATGCCACCCGGTGGTGGTTCGCGCCCTGGAGCTGGCGACCAGCAGCACTGCCAAGGCGTCGCTGGTGCATATCATCGAACCGATGGCGATGGCGTTTGGCGGGGACGTCCCGATGGATCTGTCACTGCTGCAACAGCAGCAATTCGACCAGGCCCGTGAGCGCCTGCAAAGCTTTGCCGGACGTTATCCACAACTGGTCAGCGAACAGCGCCACTTGGTTTATGGCCAACCGCGTCAGGAGATTCACCGCCTGGCGACAGAACAGGGCTGCGACCTGATCGTGGTCGGCAGCCATGGCCGGCACGGCCTGGCCCTGCTGCTCGGCTCAACGGCCAATGACGTGCTGCATGGCGCACCATGCGACGTACTGGCCGTGCGCCTGAAGAAGCCAAGCTGA